A window of Pseudomonas mucidolens contains these coding sequences:
- the rpsN gene encoding 30S ribosomal protein S14, producing MAKMSMKNRELKRQLTVAKYAKKRAALKAIIVDLNASPEARWEATVALQKQPRDASASRMRNRCRLTGRPHGVYRKFGLGRNKLREAAMRGDVPGLVKASW from the coding sequence AAAAACCGCGAGCTGAAGCGTCAGCTCACGGTTGCCAAGTACGCCAAAAAGCGTGCAGCACTGAAAGCTATCATCGTTGATCTGAACGCAAGTCCAGAAGCGCGTTGGGAAGCTACAGTTGCCCTGCAGAAGCAGCCACGTGACGCAAGCGCCTCGCGCATGCGTAACCGCTGCCGCCTGACCGGTCGTCCACACGGCGTTTACCGCAAGTTCGGCCTCGGCCGTAACAAACTGCGTGAAGCGGCAATGCGTGGTGACGTACCGGGTCTGGTTAAAGCCAGCTGGTAA
- the rpsH gene encoding 30S ribosomal protein S8 has product MSMQDPLADMLTRIRNAQMAEKSVVSMPSSTLKVAVAKVLKDEGYIAGYQISSESKPLLSIELKYFEGRPVIEEVKRVSRPGLRQYKSVEDLPKVRGGLGVSIVSTNKGVMTDRAARAAGVGGEVLCTVF; this is encoded by the coding sequence ATGAGTATGCAGGACCCGTTAGCGGACATGCTAACTCGTATCCGTAATGCCCAGATGGCTGAAAAGTCCGTCGTAAGCATGCCATCTTCCACGTTGAAGGTAGCTGTTGCCAAAGTTCTCAAAGACGAAGGCTACATTGCGGGTTATCAGATCAGCAGCGAAAGCAAACCGCTGTTGTCCATCGAGCTGAAGTACTTCGAAGGCCGTCCGGTCATCGAGGAAGTGAAGCGCGTTAGCCGTCCAGGCCTGCGTCAGTACAAGTCCGTTGAAGATCTGCCGAAAGTTCGTGGCGGTCTCGGCGTGTCTATCGTCTCCACCAACAAAGGTGTGATGACGGATCGTGCTGCGCGCGCTGCCGGTGTCGGCGGCGAAGTTCTTTGCACTGTGTTCTAA
- the rplF gene encoding 50S ribosomal protein L6 produces MSRVAKNPVKLPAGVEIKFAGQQLSVKGAKGTLELNIHSSVEIVEEAGELRFAARNGDQQTRAMAGTTRALVNNMVQGVSQGFERKLQLVGVGYKAQAKGSVLNLALGFSHPVDYELPEGITAETPSQTDILIRGIDKQLVGQVAAEIRDFRPPEPYKGKGVRYADEVVRRKEAKKK; encoded by the coding sequence ATGTCTCGCGTCGCTAAGAACCCCGTTAAGCTGCCAGCCGGTGTCGAAATCAAATTCGCAGGCCAACAGCTTTCGGTGAAGGGTGCCAAGGGCACTCTTGAACTGAACATCCATTCGTCCGTTGAGATCGTTGAAGAAGCTGGTGAGCTGCGTTTCGCTGCTCGCAATGGCGATCAACAAACTCGCGCAATGGCCGGTACCACGCGTGCGTTGGTAAACAACATGGTCCAGGGCGTAAGCCAAGGCTTCGAGCGTAAGCTCCAGCTGGTCGGTGTTGGTTACAAAGCGCAAGCAAAAGGCTCGGTTTTGAACCTGGCCCTTGGCTTCTCGCACCCAGTGGATTACGAACTGCCGGAAGGCATCACCGCTGAGACCCCTAGCCAGACCGATATCCTGATCAGGGGTATCGACAAGCAGCTGGTAGGTCAGGTGGCCGCTGAGATCCGCGACTTCCGTCCACCAGAGCCGTACAAAGGCAAAGGTGTGCGCTACGCGGACGAAGTCGTCCGTCGTAAAGAAGCCAAGAAGAAGTAG
- the rplR gene encoding 50S ribosomal protein L18: protein MTDKKVTRLRRARKARLKMHELEVVRLCVFRSSQHIYAQVISADGNKVLASASTLDKELRDGATGNIDAATKVGQLVATRAKAAGVSQVAFDRSGFKYHGRVKALADAAREAGLEF, encoded by the coding sequence ATGACCGACAAAAAAGTTACTCGACTGCGTCGCGCTCGCAAAGCACGCCTGAAAATGCACGAACTCGAAGTCGTGCGTCTCTGCGTGTTCCGCTCGTCGCAGCACATCTACGCCCAGGTCATTTCGGCCGACGGCAACAAAGTCCTGGCAAGCGCCTCGACTTTGGATAAAGAACTGCGTGATGGTGCCACTGGCAACATCGACGCGGCCACTAAGGTTGGCCAGCTGGTCGCTACGCGTGCTAAAGCCGCTGGCGTCTCGCAGGTGGCTTTCGACCGCTCTGGCTTCAAGTACCACGGTCGCGTCAAGGCGCTGGCTGATGCTGCTCGTGAAGCTGGGCTGGAGTTCTAA
- the rpsE gene encoding 30S ribosomal protein S5 yields the protein MSNNDQKRDEGYIEKLVQVNRVAKTVKGGRIFTFTALTVVGDGKGRVGFGRGKSREVPAAIQKAMEAARRNMIQVDLNGTTLQYAMKSAHGASKVYMQPASEGTGIIAGGAMRAVLEVAGVQNVLAKCYGSTNPVNVVHATFKGLKAMQSPESIAAKRGKSVQEIF from the coding sequence ATGTCAAATAACGACCAAAAGCGCGACGAAGGCTACATCGAGAAGCTGGTTCAAGTTAACCGCGTAGCCAAAACCGTTAAAGGCGGCCGTATCTTCACTTTCACCGCGTTGACCGTGGTGGGTGATGGTAAAGGGCGCGTTGGCTTCGGCCGTGGCAAGTCACGTGAAGTGCCTGCTGCGATCCAGAAGGCAATGGAAGCTGCTCGTCGCAACATGATCCAGGTTGATCTGAACGGCACCACGCTGCAGTACGCAATGAAGTCCGCCCACGGCGCTTCGAAGGTGTACATGCAGCCTGCTTCTGAAGGTACCGGTATCATCGCTGGCGGCGCTATGCGTGCCGTTCTCGAAGTTGCTGGCGTTCAGAACGTTCTGGCCAAGTGCTACGGCTCGACTAACCCGGTAAACGTGGTTCACGCCACTTTCAAAGGTTTGAAGGCTATGCAGTCCCCTGAATCCATTGCCGCCAAGCGTGGCAAAAGCGTCCAGGAGATCTTCTGA
- the rpmD gene encoding 50S ribosomal protein L30, whose amino-acid sequence MATVKVTLIKSMTGRIPNHKLCVKGLGLRRIGHTVEVIDTPENRGMINKAYYMLRVEG is encoded by the coding sequence ATGGCTACCGTAAAAGTAACGCTGATCAAAAGCATGACCGGCCGCATCCCTAACCACAAACTGTGCGTTAAGGGTCTGGGTCTGCGTCGCATCGGTCACACTGTAGAAGTCATTGATACTCCCGAGAATCGCGGGATGATCAACAAGGCTTACTACATGCTGCGTGTCGAGGGTTAA
- the rplO gene encoding 50S ribosomal protein L15: MKLNDLSPAPGSRREKHRPGRGIGSGLGKTGGRGHKGQTSRSGGTIAPGFEGGQQPLHRRLPKFGFVSLKAMDRAEVRLSELAKVEGDIVTVQTLKDANVINVNVQRVKIMLSGEVTRAVTIGKGIGATKGARSAIEAAGGKFEE, from the coding sequence ATGAAACTCAATGATCTGAGTCCAGCGCCGGGTTCCCGTCGCGAAAAGCATCGTCCGGGCCGTGGTATCGGTAGCGGTTTGGGTAAGACTGGTGGCCGTGGTCACAAAGGTCAGACCTCCCGCTCCGGTGGCACCATCGCTCCAGGCTTTGAAGGCGGTCAACAGCCGCTGCATCGTCGCCTGCCGAAGTTCGGTTTCGTTTCCCTGAAAGCCATGGATCGCGCAGAAGTGCGTCTGTCCGAGCTGGCCAAAGTGGAAGGCGACATCGTTACCGTGCAGACCCTGAAAGATGCCAACGTGATCAACGTCAACGTACAGCGTGTGAAAATCATGCTGTCCGGTGAAGTGACTCGCGCTGTCACTATCGGCAAGGGAATCGGCGCCACCAAAGGTGCGCGTTCGGCTATCGAAGCAGCTGGCGGCAAGTTCGAGGAATAA
- the secY gene encoding preprotein translocase subunit SecY: protein MAKQGALSALGKGGMSELWARLRFLFLAIIVYRIGAHIPVPGINPDRLADLFRQNEGTILSLFNMFSGGALERMSIFALGIMPYISASIIMQLMTAVSPQLEQLKKEGEAGRRKISQYTRYLTVALALVQAIGMSIGLAGQGVAFTGDFGFHFVAVTTFVAGAMFMMWLGEQITERGVGNGISMLIFAGIVAGLPRAIGQSFESARQGDINIFALVAIGLLAVAIIGFVVFIERGQRRIAVHYAKRQQGRKVFAAQTSHLPLKVNMAGVIPAIFASSILLFPASLGAWFGQSDGLGWLQDLSQSIAPGQPLNILLFSAGIIFFCFFYTALMFNPKDVAENLKKSGAFIPGIRPGEQSARYIDGVLTRLTLFGALYMTAVCLLPQFLVVAANVPFYLGGTSLLIVVVVVMDFMSQVQSHLVSHQYESLMKKANLKGYGSGMLR from the coding sequence ATGGCTAAGCAAGGTGCTCTCTCAGCGCTCGGCAAAGGCGGTATGTCTGAACTTTGGGCTCGTCTGCGTTTTCTGTTCCTGGCGATTATCGTCTACCGAATAGGCGCACACATCCCGGTTCCAGGTATCAACCCGGACCGACTCGCAGACCTGTTTCGACAGAATGAGGGGACCATTCTTAGCTTGTTCAACATGTTTTCCGGCGGCGCGCTGGAACGGATGAGCATCTTTGCACTGGGGATCATGCCGTACATCTCGGCATCGATCATCATGCAACTGATGACCGCCGTGAGCCCGCAGCTGGAGCAGTTGAAGAAGGAAGGTGAAGCTGGTCGTCGCAAGATAAGCCAGTACACCCGCTACCTCACTGTCGCTCTTGCTCTCGTCCAGGCTATTGGCATGTCCATAGGCTTGGCGGGGCAGGGCGTAGCGTTCACTGGTGACTTTGGCTTCCATTTCGTTGCGGTAACCACATTTGTGGCTGGCGCGATGTTCATGATGTGGCTGGGTGAGCAGATTACTGAGCGTGGAGTTGGCAACGGTATCTCGATGTTGATTTTCGCAGGTATCGTCGCCGGTCTTCCGAGGGCAATAGGGCAGTCTTTCGAGTCTGCGCGTCAGGGTGATATCAATATCTTCGCCCTGGTTGCCATCGGTCTGCTGGCAGTAGCGATTATCGGTTTTGTGGTGTTCATTGAGCGTGGTCAGCGTCGTATCGCTGTTCACTACGCCAAGCGTCAGCAGGGCCGCAAGGTGTTTGCTGCACAGACTAGCCATTTGCCTTTGAAAGTGAACATGGCTGGTGTTATTCCGGCCATTTTCGCAAGCAGCATTTTGCTGTTCCCGGCTTCGCTGGGGGCCTGGTTCGGTCAGTCTGATGGTCTAGGCTGGTTGCAGGACCTCTCGCAGTCGATCGCTCCTGGTCAGCCGTTGAATATTCTGCTGTTTAGTGCAGGGATTATTTTCTTCTGCTTCTTCTATACGGCGTTGATGTTCAATCCGAAAGACGTAGCGGAAAACCTGAAGAAGTCCGGTGCCTTTATTCCGGGTATCCGTCCGGGCGAGCAGTCGGCGCGCTACATTGATGGCGTTTTGACTCGTTTGACCCTGTTCGGTGCTCTTTATATGACGGCCGTATGTTTGCTTCCCCAGTTCCTGGTGGTCGCGGCAAACGTTCCGTTCTACCTTGGCGGGACCTCGTTGCTGATCGTGGTCGTGGTTGTGATGGACTTCATGTCCCAAGTACAATCGCACCTCGTTTCGCACCAGTACGAATCCCTGATGAAGAAAGCCAACCTGAAGGGTTACGGCAGCGGCATGTTGCGCTGA
- the rpmJ gene encoding 50S ribosomal protein L36: protein MKVRASVKKLCRNCKIIRREGVVRVICSAEPRHKQRQG, encoded by the coding sequence ATGAAAGTTCGTGCATCGGTGAAAAAGCTGTGCCGTAACTGCAAGATTATTCGCCGCGAAGGTGTTGTTCGAGTAATTTGCAGCGCGGAACCGCGTCACAAACAGCGCCAAGGCTGA
- the rpsM gene encoding 30S ribosomal protein S13 yields MARIAGVNIPDNKHTVISLTYIYGVGRTTAQKICADAGVNPAAKIKDLSDEQIEQLRGEVAKFTTEGDLRREVNMKIKRLMDLGCYRGLRHRRGLPVRGQRTKTNARTRKGPRKPIRK; encoded by the coding sequence ATGGCCCGTATTGCAGGCGTTAACATTCCAGATAACAAGCACACTGTTATCTCGCTGACCTACATCTATGGTGTTGGTCGCACAACTGCGCAGAAAATTTGCGCAGACGCTGGGGTAAACCCAGCCGCTAAGATCAAGGATCTGAGCGACGAGCAGATTGAACAGTTGCGTGGCGAAGTGGCGAAGTTCACCACTGAAGGTGACCTGCGTCGCGAAGTCAACATGAAAATCAAGCGTTTGATGGACCTCGGTTGCTATCGCGGTCTGCGTCATCGTCGTGGTCTTCCAGTACGCGGTCAGCGTACCAAGACTAACGCGCGCACCCGTAAAGGTCCGCGTAAGCCGATCCGCAAGTAA
- the rpsK gene encoding 30S ribosomal protein S11 has product MAKPAARPRKKVKKTVVDGIAHIHASFNNTIVTITDRQGNALSWATSGGSGFRGSRKSTPFAAQVAAERAGQAALEYGLKNLDVNVKGPGPGRESAVRALNGCGYKIASITDVTPIPHNGCRPPKKRRV; this is encoded by the coding sequence ATGGCAAAACCTGCTGCTCGTCCTCGTAAAAAAGTTAAAAAGACAGTGGTTGATGGCATCGCCCACATCCATGCTTCTTTTAACAACACCATCGTGACCATCACCGACCGTCAAGGTAACGCGCTTTCTTGGGCTACCTCCGGTGGTTCGGGTTTCCGCGGTTCCCGCAAGTCCACCCCGTTTGCTGCTCAAGTAGCTGCTGAACGTGCTGGTCAAGCTGCGCTGGAATATGGCCTGAAAAACCTCGACGTCAACGTCAAGGGTCCAGGTCCAGGTCGTGAGTCCGCTGTCCGTGCATTGAACGGCTGTGGCTATAAGATCGCCAGCATCACCGACGTGACGCCTATCCCGCACAACGGGTGCCGTCCGCCGAAGAAGCGCCGCGTGTAA
- the rpsD gene encoding 30S ribosomal protein S4 → MARYIGPKCKLARREGTDLFLKSGVRAIESKCNIEAAPGIHGQRRGRQSDYGTQLREKQKVRRIYGVLERQFSGYYKAAAGKKGATGENLLQLLECRLDNVVYRMGFGSTRAESRQLVSHKSISVNGQTVNVPSYQVRAGDVVAVREKAKNQLRIVQALDLCAQRGRVEWVEVDTEKKSGVFKNVPARSDLSADINESLIVELYSK, encoded by the coding sequence ATGGCTCGTTACATTGGTCCAAAATGCAAACTCGCTCGTCGCGAAGGCACCGATCTCTTCCTGAAGAGCGGCGTGCGCGCGATCGAATCGAAGTGCAACATTGAAGCAGCACCTGGTATCCACGGCCAACGCCGCGGTCGCCAGTCCGATTACGGCACCCAACTGCGTGAAAAGCAGAAGGTCCGTCGTATCTACGGCGTTCTCGAGCGTCAATTCAGCGGCTACTACAAGGCAGCTGCTGGCAAGAAAGGTGCAACCGGTGAAAACCTGCTGCAACTGCTCGAATGCCGTCTGGACAACGTTGTATACCGTATGGGCTTTGGTTCTACTCGTGCCGAATCCCGTCAGCTGGTATCGCACAAGTCGATCAGCGTTAACGGTCAGACCGTAAACGTTCCGTCCTACCAGGTTCGTGCTGGTGACGTGGTTGCTGTTCGCGAGAAAGCAAAAAATCAACTTCGCATTGTCCAAGCTCTCGATCTGTGTGCCCAACGTGGCCGCGTAGAATGGGTAGAAGTAGACACTGAGAAGAAGTCGGGCGTTTTCAAGAACGTTCCTGCTCGCAGTGATCTGTCCGCCGACATCAACGAAAGCCTGATTGTCGAGCTCTACTCCAAGTAA
- a CDS encoding DNA-directed RNA polymerase subunit alpha — MQISVNEFLTPRHIDVQVVSPTRAKITLEPLERGFGHTLGNALRRILLSSMPGCAVVEAEIDGVLHEYSAIEGVQEDVIEILLNLKGLAIKLHGRDEVTLTLSKKGSGVVTAADIQLDHDVEIVNPDHVIANLASNGVLNMKLTVARGRGYEPADSRQSDEDESRSIGRLQLDSSFSPVRRIAYVVENARVEQRTNLDKLVIDLETNGTLDPEEAIRRAATILQQQLAAFVDLKGDSEPVVIEQEDEIDPILLRPVDDLELTVRSANCLKAENICYIGDLIQRTEVELLKTPNLGKKSLTEIKDVLASRGLSLGMRLDNWPPASLKKDDKATA, encoded by the coding sequence ATGCAGATTTCGGTAAATGAGTTCCTGACACCCCGCCACATTGATGTGCAGGTTGTCAGTCCAACCCGCGCCAAGATCACTCTCGAGCCTCTCGAGCGTGGTTTTGGCCACACCCTGGGCAACGCGCTGCGCCGCATCCTGTTGTCCTCAATGCCCGGCTGTGCAGTAGTCGAGGCCGAGATTGACGGTGTGCTCCACGAGTACAGCGCCATCGAAGGTGTACAGGAAGACGTAATTGAAATCCTGTTGAACCTTAAAGGTCTGGCTATCAAGCTACACGGCCGTGACGAAGTTACGCTGACCTTGTCGAAGAAGGGTTCGGGGGTGGTTACCGCTGCCGATATTCAGCTGGATCATGATGTCGAGATCGTTAACCCCGATCACGTAATCGCTAACCTGGCGTCTAACGGCGTCCTGAACATGAAGCTCACCGTAGCTCGTGGTCGTGGTTATGAACCGGCCGATTCGCGTCAGAGCGATGAAGACGAAAGCCGCAGCATTGGTCGCTTGCAGCTTGACTCTTCGTTCAGCCCGGTTCGCCGTATCGCATACGTGGTGGAAAACGCCCGTGTCGAACAGCGTACTAACCTGGACAAGCTGGTTATTGATCTGGAAACCAACGGTACTCTGGATCCTGAAGAGGCTATTCGCCGCGCTGCAACCATTCTGCAACAGCAGTTGGCTGCGTTCGTCGACCTCAAGGGTGACAGCGAACCAGTGGTAATCGAGCAGGAAGACGAGATCGATCCGATCCTGCTTCGCCCGGTTGACGATCTGGAACTGACTGTACGTTCGGCTAACTGCCTTAAGGCGGAAAACATTTGCTACATCGGCGACCTGATTCAGCGTACCGAAGTAGAACTGTTGAAGACTCCGAACCTGGGCAAGAAATCCTTGACTGAAATCAAGGACGTTCTGGCCTCCCGCGGTCTGTCCCTCGGCATGCGCCTCGACAACTGGCCGCCTGCAAGTCTTAAGAAGGACGACAAGGCGACTGCCTGA
- the rplQ gene encoding 50S ribosomal protein L17, translating into MRHRKSGRHLSRTSSHRKAMFQNMAVSLFEHELIKTTLPKAKELRRVAEPLITLAKTDSLANRRLAFDRTRSKAIVGKLFNDLGKRYATREGGYLRILKCGFRAGDNAPMAYVELVDRATAGEAVSAE; encoded by the coding sequence ATGCGTCATCGTAAAAGTGGTCGTCACCTGAGCCGTACCAGCTCGCACCGCAAGGCCATGTTCCAGAACATGGCGGTGTCGCTGTTCGAGCACGAGCTGATCAAAACTACACTGCCGAAAGCTAAAGAACTGCGTCGCGTTGCTGAGCCGCTGATCACTTTGGCCAAGACAGACAGCCTGGCTAACCGCCGTCTGGCTTTCGACCGTACTCGCTCGAAAGCTATCGTTGGTAAGCTCTTCAACGACCTGGGCAAGCGTTACGCTACCCGTGAGGGTGGCTACCTGCGCATCCTCAAGTGCGGTTTCCGCGCTGGCGACAACGCGCCTATGGCGTACGTCGAGTTGGTTGATCGTGCTACTGCCGGCGAAGCTGTATCCGCCGAGTAA
- a CDS encoding catalase: MSQNKVLTTASGAPVADNQNSRSAGPRGLLLLDDFHLIEKLAHFNRENIPERRVHAKGSGAYGTFTVTRDITQYTSAKLFESVGKQTPTFLRFSTVGGERGSADTERDPRGFALKFYTEEGNWDIVGNNTPVFFIRDPLKFPDFIHTQKRLPQSNLKSAQMMWDFWSHSPEALHQVTILFSDRGIPDGYRHMHGFGSHTYSLINANGERHWVKWHYKTQQGIKNLTPADAARLAGTDPDYAQRDLFGAIERGDFPKWSVCIQIMSEAQANAHYENPFDVTKTWSQKEFPLIEVGELELNRNPLNYFAEVEQAAFGPSNMVPGVGLSPDRMLQGRVFAYADAHRYRVGTNHQQLPVNAPRSPVNSYQRDGSMAFGGNGGAAPNYEPNSYADAPKQAAQYAEPALALSGAADRYDHREDTDYYSHAGALFRLMSDEQRTLLINNIAGAMDGVSSDVVQRQLQHFLKADRAYGEGIAKALGVSLN, translated from the coding sequence ATGAGCCAGAATAAAGTCCTTACTACCGCCAGCGGTGCTCCCGTTGCGGATAACCAGAATTCCCGTTCCGCTGGCCCGCGTGGCCTGTTGCTGCTCGACGATTTTCACCTGATCGAGAAGCTCGCTCACTTCAATCGTGAAAATATCCCAGAGCGTCGTGTGCACGCCAAAGGTTCGGGCGCCTACGGTACATTCACTGTCACCCGGGATATCACTCAATACACCAGCGCCAAGCTCTTCGAGTCCGTTGGCAAACAGACTCCGACCTTCCTGCGTTTCTCCACCGTGGGTGGCGAGCGCGGTTCGGCCGACACTGAGCGGGATCCGCGTGGCTTTGCGTTGAAGTTCTACACCGAAGAAGGTAACTGGGACATCGTAGGCAACAACACCCCGGTGTTCTTTATCCGTGATCCGCTGAAATTTCCGGATTTTATCCACACCCAAAAACGCCTTCCTCAAAGCAATCTGAAAAGCGCGCAGATGATGTGGGATTTCTGGTCGCACTCCCCTGAGGCGCTGCACCAGGTCACCATTCTGTTTTCGGATCGTGGTATTCCGGACGGCTACCGTCATATGCACGGCTTTGGCAGTCACACTTACAGCTTGATCAACGCCAATGGCGAGCGTCACTGGGTAAAGTGGCACTACAAGACTCAGCAAGGTATCAAGAACCTGACGCCGGCAGACGCGGCGCGCCTGGCGGGTACGGATCCGGATTACGCGCAGCGTGATCTGTTTGGTGCGATCGAACGGGGTGATTTCCCGAAATGGAGTGTTTGCATCCAGATCATGAGCGAGGCTCAGGCCAATGCACATTACGAAAACCCGTTCGATGTGACCAAGACCTGGTCACAAAAAGAGTTTCCACTGATCGAAGTCGGCGAGTTGGAATTGAACCGCAACCCGCTGAATTACTTCGCTGAAGTAGAGCAGGCGGCATTCGGTCCGAGCAACATGGTTCCAGGTGTCGGCCTGTCACCGGACCGCATGCTGCAAGGCCGTGTGTTCGCTTACGCGGATGCTCACCGTTACCGTGTGGGTACCAATCACCAGCAACTGCCGGTGAATGCGCCGCGCAGTCCGGTCAACAGCTACCAGCGCGATGGTTCCATGGCATTTGGCGGCAACGGCGGTGCAGCTCCGAATTACGAGCCAAACAGCTACGCCGATGCTCCGAAGCAGGCTGCACAATATGCCGAGCCAGCCTTGGCACTTAGCGGGGCGGCTGATCGTTACGATCATCGCGAGGATACCGACTACTACAGCCATGCCGGAGCGCTGTTTCGCCTGATGAGTGATGAGCAGAGAACGCTGTTGATCAACAATATCGCCGGCGCGATGGACGGCGTTTCCAGCGATGTGGTTCAGCGTCAATTGCAACACTTTCTCAAGGCCGATCGCGCTTATGGAGAAGGAATCGCAAAGGCGCTGGGTGTATCGCTTAACTAA